ATGCCATCGCCGAAGGTGGTGTCGAGGCGGTGGCCGTGGAGCGAATCGCGCGCGCTCTGGGGGTGACCAAGGGGAGCTTCTATTGGCACTTCGCCAACCGCGAGGCCCTGCTCGCAGCGGCGCTGGATCTCTGGGAACGGCAACAGACCGAGGATGTGATCGCACGGGCGGAGATGGAACACGATGCCCGGCGACGGATCCACCGGCTGTTTCGCAACGCCAACGGGACCAAGCGGGCGGGGCAGCTCTACCTCGCTTTCGCCGCGGCGGCCAACGATGCGCTGGTCGGCCCGGTCCTGAAGCGGGTCAACAGCCGCCGCATCCAGTTCATGGTGGACTGCTACCTGGCCATGGGGCTGGATTTCGCGGAGGCCCGGCAGCGGGCGGTGCTGGCCTATTCGGTGTATCTCGGCACGCTGCAGATGCGTCGTGACGCGCCCGAGACCATTCCCGCCGGCCCGGAGTTCGAAGAGTACATGGATTACATCAGCATGGTCCTGATCCCGGGTTTCCTGCCGGAAGGCCACGGCCTGACGGGGCAGAAGACCGGCTGATCGACCGTCGGCAGGAACGCCGACGCCACACGGAGGAGAGAGACATGGTGTTCAGGATGCTGTTTCTGGCGTGCCTGCTGGTGAGCCCGAGTCTGGCCGCCGCCGAGGAGGCCCGGGAAGTTCGCGGGGTGGAACTGCCCCTGGAGTTGAGCGTCAGTGATACGCCATTGACCCTGAACGGAGCGGGCGTGCGTTCGCGGTTCTTCGTCCGCGTCTATGTCGGCGCTCTCTACACCGCAGAGCCAGTGAGCGATGGCGATACGGCCATCCATCTGGACAGCCCGCGCAGGATTCATCTGGCCATGCTCCGGGGTGTGGACCGGGAGACCATGGTCGATGCGCTGGAGGATGGCCTGGACGACGCCATGACCGATCAGGAGCGGGAGCGTCACGCTGACCACATCGAGGCCTTCAAGAACATGTTTCCCGGGGATTTCGAAGAGGGCTACCGGGGCGACATCGATGCCATCCCCGGCGAAGGGCTGGTCGTCAGCATGAACGGTGAAGAGCTTGGCCGTATCGAGAACGACGCCTTCGCGCGTTTTGTCCTGGCCATCTGGCTCGGTGAAAACCCTGCGGACAATGCGGTGAAGCGGGGTATGCTGGGCGACAGCTGACCCTGCCGGCGGCCTTCACCCAGGGCGCTCTGCCGCGTGGCGGAGCGCCTGTTCCAGGATATCCATGGATGCCGCGCCCGGGAAAACGCGGCCCGAAACCACCAGTGACGGGATGCTGGTGATCTCCAGTTCCTGGGCTGCCTCCACATGGGAGAGGAACAGTTCCACGGGCTCCGGCGTTCCCCAGGCGACTTCCACCATGTCTGCGACGCCGTGGTCCTGCGCGACCGCGCGAATGACGTCCGGGTCACCGAGGTTCCGCCCCTCACCGAAGACGGCATCAAACAGCCCCAGGTGCAGGCTCAGGAACGCGTCCCGGCGGTAGAGCTGGACTGCCTGTGCCAATAGCAGGGCACGGCGGGTGTTGACCGAGAGACGCCGCGGCTGCCATGGGAGCCCGTCATGGCGGATCATCTCCAGAAGGGTGTGATCGTCCTGCGTGGCCATCTCCATCTCGCCCAGCGCACGGCCGCCGGCAGGAACATCCGGGTGCAGTTCGAGAAAGCGCCAGAGGATGTCCAGGTCGTGCCGTCGACCGAGCTCCGTTAATCGGTGCGTGGCCACATAGCAGAAGGGGCAGTTGTAGTCGGCGAACAGGGTCAGGGGCACCGTGCCGGGGTTCGCTTGGCTCATGGTCAGGCGTCGCCTTGCTGGATTGGCGCGAGTGTACAGGTTTCGGCGTTGCCGATGCAGCCACTCAACGTTCCAGGTGCAGGCTGGCCCGGCGGTTGGCGGCCCGGCCGTACGCCGTTTCGTTGTCCTCCGATGGGTTCGCTTCGCCGCCGCTGGCAATAGTGATGCGATCCGGGGCCACACCCTGGTCGGCGAGGTAATCCCTTACTGCGGCTGCCCGTGCCTCGCCGAGCCGGCGGTTGTAGTCAGCATCGCCAGTGCTGTCAGTGTGGCCGGTGACTGTAATGGTACCGTGATCGTCCTCGAGGGCGTCCACGAACTCCTGCAGATGGTCTTTCTCGGTGCGGGTGAGGCCGGTATCATCGAACACGAAGTGCACTGGTCGGTCATCACCTTCGATGACCTGCCCGTTGTCCGGGCGCGCGTCCTCTCCGTCCGTGGTCGCCTCCGCGGGCGGGGGTGTCTGACCATGACGGGCCAGCACATCGCTGCCGGGTGGACTCGGGCGGTAGCCGGCGGACGGGGCGGGAACCACGATGGCTGCGGGGTCTCCAACCCGAGTGGCCGCCGGTGCCGCTGCGCCGGTACCGCTATCTTCCGCTGCCCGCTCTGCCGTAGGCCTCAGGTCGCCGGCGCAATCGAGATACCTCTGGTACACGGGCCGGAAGCCGGCGTTGCTTAATGCCAGCGCGACCGCTTCCCCGGGTGCGTGCCAGTCCTCGAAGGTGATCACCGGCCGTTGACCCCGCTCCAGCTCCTGGAGCGCCCGATTGGCCATGGCGTGATTCAACAGGAAGGTGCGCGGGTCTTCCAGCGCCCGGGTAAAGCCAACGCGGCGCAGGGAGCCGTTGTGCCACTCGGTGGGTTCTGACCACAGCTCCACGGTGCGGCTGTTGCGGGGCGGCCGGTGGGTATAGATACGCAATGCCTGGTCGCCGCCGGCGCTCCTGGAGAACACCGCCAGACCGAAACGGGGGAGGGGGTGAAGCAGATGGCAGGCGTCGTCGTCGCGCTCTACCGTCCACTGGGACTGTTGCAGTCCGGCATCGTAGCGGCGGTCCCACTGCAATTCGGCAGCCGCCGTGATGGTGGTCGCCAGACTGGCAAGAACCGCGATACAGCCGATCCTCAGCCGTCGGACGGATTGACGCGCGCACGTTGGACGAGTTCTGCGCATGAGATGTCCCGATTCAGCGATATGGCGATGTAGGGGCGTTTGCCCGTCCCGAATCGGGTATCGGCAAGAGCGTCGGGAGCTTGAGTGAAGGCCGGGCAAAAAGAAAGCCGGCCGGGTCAGGGACCCGGCCGGCTTTGGCTAAGGACGTTGCGGTCCGGTGAGCTCAGTTGCCCCGGGCCAGGTTCCGCAGAACATAGTGCAGGATGCCGCCGTTGCGGAAGTAATCCCACTCCTTCGGCGTATCCACGCGGACGTGGGCATCGAAGGTGGTTTCCTTGCCGTCCGGGCTGGTGGCGGTCACCGTCACCATCTTCGGCTCGCCTTCCAGCGATGAGATGGAGAAGGACTCGTCACCGGTCAGGCCCAGAGACTCCGCGCCATCACCATCCTGGAACTGCAGCGGCACGACGCCGAAGCCCACCAGGTTGGAGCGGTGGATGCGCTCGTAGCTCTGGGCGATGACGGCGCGCACGCCGAGCAGATTGGTGCCCTTGGCGGCCCAGTCACGGCTGGAGCCGGTGCCGTACTCCTTGCCGGCGAGGACCACCAGCGGCGTACCGGCGTCGCGGTACTTCATGGCGGCGTCGAAGATGCTGGTGACTTCGCCGGAGGGGACGTGGGTGGTCCAGCCGCCCTCGGTGCCCGGGGCCATCTTGTTGCGCAGGCGCACGTTGGCGAAGGTGCCACGCATCATCACCTCGTGGTTGCCGCGCCGGGAGCCGTAGGAGTTGAACTCCTTGGGTTCCACGCCCTGCTCCTGCAGGTACTTGCCCGCCGGGCTGTCCGGCTTGATGGCACCCGCAGGCGAAATGTGGTCGGTGGTGATGGAGTCACCCACGTAGACCAGGCACTTGGCACCCTGGATCTCCGGTACGCCCGGTTCATCCATGGACATGCCTTCGAAGTAGGGCGGGTTGGCGATGTAGGTCGAGGGCGCCCAGTCGTAGCGCTCGCCCTCCGGCACCTCGATGCCCTGCCAGTTGCGGTCCCCGGCGAAGACGTCGGCGTAACGCTGTTGGAACATCTCCCGGTCGAGGCTGCCGCCGACCACGTCCGCGACCTCCTGCTGCGAGGGCCAGATGTCCTTGAGGTAGACGTCCTGGCCATTCATGTCCTTGCCCAGCGGTTCGCGCACCAGATCCACCGTCATGGTGCCGGCCAGGGCGTAGGCCACGACCAGGGGCGGCGAGGCCAGCCAGTTGGTCTGCACCTCGGGGTGCACGCGGCCTTCAAAGTTGCGGTTTCCGGAGAGCACCGAGGCGACCATGAGATTGCCCTCGCGGATGCCTTCGCTGACCTCGTCGGGGAGTGGGCCGGAGTTGCCGATGCAGGTGGTGCAGCCGAACCCCGCCACCTGGAAGCCGAGCTCGTCCAGGTGGTGCTGCAGGCCAGCCCGCTGCAGGTACGCCGGCACTACCTGGGAGCCCGGGGCGAAGGACGTCTTCACCCAGGGCTGACTGCCCAGACCCCGCTCGCGGGCCTTCTTGGCCACGAGACCAGCGGCGACCAGAACATCCGGGTTGGAGGTGTTGGTGCAACTGGTGATGGCGGCAATCACCACGGAGCCGTGCTTGAGCAGCGTCTTCTGGCCGTTGATCTCGATCTGCACCGCGCCCTTGTCGTAGTCAACCTGACCGCCCACGGCCGTATCGCCGCCCTCGTTGAGGAAGCGCTCCTCGTCGGCGCCATGATGCTGATCCAGGTGCTCCTCCAGCGTATCCAGGAAGGTGCTCTTGGCATCGGTGAGGGCAACCCGGTCCTGCGGCCGTTTGGGCCCGGCCAGGCTGGGCACCACGGTGGAGAGGTCCAGCTCCAGCACGTCGGTGTATTCGGCCTCGCGGGCACCGTTCTCGCGCCACATGCCCTGTTCCCGGGCATAGGCTTCCACCAGCTTGATCTGCTCCTGGGAGCGGCCGGTGAGTTCCAGGTAGCGCAGTGTCTGCTCGTCGATGGGGAAAATGCCACAGGTGGCGCCGTACTCCGGGGCCATGTTGGCAATGGTGGCGCGATCAGCCAGGGGCATGTTGGCGAGACCATCGCCGAAGAATTCCACGAACTTGCCCACCACACCCTTTTTGCGCAGCTGCTGCGTGACCGTGAGCACCAGGTCGGTGGCGGTGGCGCCTTCGGGCAGCTTGCCGGTCATCTTGAAGCCCACCACCTGGGGAATCAGCATGCTGATGGGCTGACCCAGCATTGCGGCCTCCGCCTCGATGCCTCCCACACCCCAGCCAAGCACGCCCAGGCCATTGATCATGGTGGTGTGGGAGTCCGTGCCCACCAGGGTGTCGGGGTAGGCGCGGCGCACGCCGTCGACTTCCTTGGTGAACACTACTTCCGCCAGGTATTCCAGGTTCACCTGGTGCACAATGCCCGTGCCCGGAGGCACGACACGGAAGTTGGAGAAGGCGTTCTGGCCCCAGCGCAGGAACTTGTAGCGCTCGTGGTTCCGGTGGTACTCGAGCTTGGTGTTGAGGTCCAGCGCTCCGGCGGAGCCGGCGTGGTCCACCATCACCGAGTGGTCGATGACCAGATCGGCGGGTTCCAGCGGGTTGATGCGCTTGGGATCACCGCCGAGGCGCTGCATGGCGTCGCGCATGGCCGCCAGATCCACCACCGCCGGCACACCGGTGAAGTCCTGCATCAGCACGCGGGCCGGCGTGAAGGCGATTTCGGTGCTGGGTTTGGCGTTCGGATCCCACTGGGCCAGCGCTTCAATGTTCTCGCTGGTGATGTTGGCGCCGTCTTCCTTGCGCAGGAGGTTCTCCAGCAGCACTTTCAGGGAAAAGGGAAGGCGACCCAGGTCGAACTTGTCTTCCAGGGCCTTGAGTCGGAAGATCTCGTAGGAGTTGCCTTCGACGTCCAGCGTTGAACGCGCATTGAAGCTGTCTTTCATTCTGCCTCCCAGTGTTTACCAGTTGGTGGTGTTCCCGTCCGGTCCTGCCTGACGGCGAGCCGGGTCCATGGCGCCAAGTAGTCAAGGGGCACCGGGACCGCCCTGGACGATGCGGTGTTCTTTCGGGGCCAGAATCATACACGAAAAGACCGTGCAGTGCGGCATGCGAGGCTTCTGATCTCTGCATTGCGGCGACCCCGGAGGCCGCCTTGATTCCCTTTAATGTAGCAGTTCCCGGGACAGCTGCTCGGTGCTCTGGAGCATGCGGTTGCGCCCCAGAATCAGCCGCCAGCGGCTGCCTCCCGCGTTGCGCCAGAAGGTAATGGCGCGGATGGCGGCCAGCAGCAGAGACCGCACCTGATTGACGTTGCGGGTATCCTCCAGCCACTGCCGCTCGCCCTGGATCATGACCTGGGGGCGCAGGGTGCTGACGGTGTCGCTGTAGAGGTCAGCCAGGCGTCCCAGCACGTTTTCGTGGCCGGGGTGGAAATGTTCCGCCTGGCGTCGCGCCTGTTCCAGGCCTTCCCCCAGTTGACTCAAGAGGGCACGTCGGCGCATCAATTTGCGCTCCAGGTGGATCAGCAGCACGGCATACCGGGTCAGCTCGTTGTCCTGGGGATCGCTGAGCTGTGTGCGCAGGCGCTGGACGCCGGGAAGCAGGTGGACCTCGCCGCCGTAGGCGTCACCAACGCTGCCATCGAACGGGTTGAGCAGCCCGTTGATGCAGGTTTCGATGTCCTCGGGGTTGCCCTGGCCGTGTCGCGCGATGCGGCGTATCTCCGCCAGCGCCTGGAACAGGGCGGCCAGGGCAAGGGTCTGTTCCCGGGTCTTTGCGTCCATCACTTCGCCTCGTCGCCGCTCAGCCGATGGTCGATGATGCCGCCGCCCAGACACTGTTCA
The DNA window shown above is from Aquisalimonas sp. 2447 and carries:
- a CDS encoding TetR/AcrR family transcriptional regulator — protein: MSKETGRRSLSSEDWADAALDAIAEGGVEAVAVERIARALGVTKGSFYWHFANREALLAAALDLWERQQTEDVIARAEMEHDARRRIHRLFRNANGTKRAGQLYLAFAAAANDALVGPVLKRVNSRRIQFMVDCYLAMGLDFAEARQRAVLAYSVYLGTLQMRRDAPETIPAGPEFEEYMDYISMVLIPGFLPEGHGLTGQKTG
- a CDS encoding chalcone isomerase family protein, translating into MVFRMLFLACLLVSPSLAAAEEAREVRGVELPLELSVSDTPLTLNGAGVRSRFFVRVYVGALYTAEPVSDGDTAIHLDSPRRIHLAMLRGVDRETMVDALEDGLDDAMTDQERERHADHIEAFKNMFPGDFEEGYRGDIDAIPGEGLVVSMNGEELGRIENDAFARFVLAIWLGENPADNAVKRGMLGDS
- a CDS encoding DsbA family protein, with the protein product MSQANPGTVPLTLFADYNCPFCYVATHRLTELGRRHDLDILWRFLELHPDVPAGGRALGEMEMATQDDHTLLEMIRHDGLPWQPRRLSVNTRRALLLAQAVQLYRRDAFLSLHLGLFDAVFGEGRNLGDPDVIRAVAQDHGVADMVEVAWGTPEPVELFLSHVEAAQELEITSIPSLVVSGRVFPGAASMDILEQALRHAAERPG
- a CDS encoding OmpA family protein codes for the protein MRRTRPTCARQSVRRLRIGCIAVLASLATTITAAAELQWDRRYDAGLQQSQWTVERDDDACHLLHPLPRFGLAVFSRSAGGDQALRIYTHRPPRNSRTVELWSEPTEWHNGSLRRVGFTRALEDPRTFLLNHAMANRALQELERGQRPVITFEDWHAPGEAVALALSNAGFRPVYQRYLDCAGDLRPTAERAAEDSGTGAAAPAATRVGDPAAIVVPAPSAGYRPSPPGSDVLARHGQTPPPAEATTDGEDARPDNGQVIEGDDRPVHFVFDDTGLTRTEKDHLQEFVDALEDDHGTITVTGHTDSTGDADYNRRLGEARAAAVRDYLADQGVAPDRITIASGGEANPSEDNETAYGRAANRRASLHLER
- the acnA gene encoding aconitate hydratase AcnA, coding for MKDSFNARSTLDVEGNSYEIFRLKALEDKFDLGRLPFSLKVLLENLLRKEDGANITSENIEALAQWDPNAKPSTEIAFTPARVLMQDFTGVPAVVDLAAMRDAMQRLGGDPKRINPLEPADLVIDHSVMVDHAGSAGALDLNTKLEYHRNHERYKFLRWGQNAFSNFRVVPPGTGIVHQVNLEYLAEVVFTKEVDGVRRAYPDTLVGTDSHTTMINGLGVLGWGVGGIEAEAAMLGQPISMLIPQVVGFKMTGKLPEGATATDLVLTVTQQLRKKGVVGKFVEFFGDGLANMPLADRATIANMAPEYGATCGIFPIDEQTLRYLELTGRSQEQIKLVEAYAREQGMWRENGAREAEYTDVLELDLSTVVPSLAGPKRPQDRVALTDAKSTFLDTLEEHLDQHHGADEERFLNEGGDTAVGGQVDYDKGAVQIEINGQKTLLKHGSVVIAAITSCTNTSNPDVLVAAGLVAKKARERGLGSQPWVKTSFAPGSQVVPAYLQRAGLQHHLDELGFQVAGFGCTTCIGNSGPLPDEVSEGIREGNLMVASVLSGNRNFEGRVHPEVQTNWLASPPLVVAYALAGTMTVDLVREPLGKDMNGQDVYLKDIWPSQQEVADVVGGSLDREMFQQRYADVFAGDRNWQGIEVPEGERYDWAPSTYIANPPYFEGMSMDEPGVPEIQGAKCLVYVGDSITTDHISPAGAIKPDSPAGKYLQEQGVEPKEFNSYGSRRGNHEVMMRGTFANVRLRNKMAPGTEGGWTTHVPSGEVTSIFDAAMKYRDAGTPLVVLAGKEYGTGSSRDWAAKGTNLLGVRAVIAQSYERIHRSNLVGFGVVPLQFQDGDGAESLGLTGDESFSISSLEGEPKMVTVTATSPDGKETTFDAHVRVDTPKEWDYFRNGGILHYVLRNLARGN
- the hflD gene encoding high frequency lysogenization protein HflD, with product MDAKTREQTLALAALFQALAEIRRIARHGQGNPEDIETCINGLLNPFDGSVGDAYGGEVHLLPGVQRLRTQLSDPQDNELTRYAVLLIHLERKLMRRRALLSQLGEGLEQARRQAEHFHPGHENVLGRLADLYSDTVSTLRPQVMIQGERQWLEDTRNVNQVRSLLLAAIRAITFWRNAGGSRWRLILGRNRMLQSTEQLSRELLH